The following is a genomic window from Armatimonadota bacterium.
ACCATCTCGGCGTGGCGCGGACTGCAGACCAGGTTGCAGGCGAACGGGAAGTGCCCTTCCTTGTCGGCGACGAACTCGACTCTCTGCTCCTTGCCGGGCAACAGTGGCAGTACCTTCACGCCGAATGAAGCCAGCTCGAACCCGTGTGGGGTGTCGACGGCTCGAAGGACCAGGCGCACCCGGGTGCCCCTGCGGACCACGATCGTCTTCTCGCTCCACCCGCCCCTTTCCGGCGCGCGTGCTTGCAGCCTCACCGTCGCGGTTGCGGTTGGGGAAAATGGCGCGGCCGCGACAACCGTCGGCGCCTCCGTCCGTGCAATTGGCCCGACCGACCGAACGGCGACTGCCGCGCCGACCACCGCCAGCGCGGCCAGGGCGAGCGCCAACCGGCCGACCAGGCGGTCGACGTCCGTCACGGCTTGACCACCAGAGTACCGACCATCCCCGCCTCGCGGTGCCCGGGGACGTCGCACTCCATGCGGTAGCGCCCGGGCTGTGCCCGGATCTCCAACTCAAGGTCCCTGCTCTGCCCGGGCGGAATCGGCGGGGTGCCGAGCCCGAGGTCAGGCAGCACGAAGTCGTGCTCTACCGTGCCGGTGTTCTTCAGCTTGAAGACGACCTTGCCGCGGCTCACCTCGATCGTCGCGGGCTCGAACCGGAACTCGCTTAAGCCGACCTCGATCTCCTGGGCCGGGGCCGCCTGCTGCCGAGGCTGGCCAGAGGGGCCGCAGGCCACGAGCAACGAGGCGACCAATACCGTCATCAACAGGACTCGCATGGGTGTGTCGCACCTCCCCGAGTTGTGAAATTCGGTTCACCGCACGATCAGAGCCGTCACCATGCCATGCATGCCGTGGTCGGATTCGGCGTGGCTGAGGATGTGGCAGTGGAAGGCCCACACGCCGGGTTCCGTGGCATCGATCACCACGTCGATCCGTTCGCCCGGCGCAATGTTCAGGGTGTCCACCATGTACGGTTGCGGCAAGGGGTATCCGTCCTTGGCCATGACGCGCATCGGCATGCCGTGCAGGTGCATCGGGTGGATGATCAGTCCCTCGTTCATGAACCGCACGCGCAGCCGCTCCCCCCGTCGGACCACGATCGGCTCGGTCGCCGGGAAGCCCTTGCCGTTGATCGTGTAACCGAGCGGCCCGTCGTTGAGGATCATCACCACGTCGTGGTTCACTCGGGGCTCCCCCCGCTTGTCCCGCGGCTCAACGATGAACGCGCCCAGCAATCCCATCGGCACCTGACGGTCGGCCGCGTGGTGGGAATGGTACATGTGCGAACCGGGATTGCGCGCGGTTAGCTCGTAGACGAACGTCTCA
Proteins encoded in this region:
- a CDS encoding cupredoxin domain-containing protein translates to MRVLLMTVLVASLLVACGPSGQPRQQAAPAQEIEVGLSEFRFEPATIEVSRGKVVFKLKNTGTVEHDFVLPDLGLGTPPIPPGQSRDLELEIRAQPGRYRMECDVPGHREAGMVGTLVVKP
- a CDS encoding copper oxidase, with amino-acid sequence MSKLAGQVLIAAALTLGACAPRGAVAPTPEATHTPTAAERAQMIDQMHEAVVKAFPAKTEGRGAQPIEPEVVDGVKVFRITASEIEWEVTPGEKRRAFAYNGTVPGPTIRVTEGDRVRVIFKNELPESTAIHWHGLVVPNSMDGVPYITQPPVKPGETFVYELTARNPGSHMYHSHHAADRQVPMGLLGAFIVEPRDKRGEPRVNHDVVMILNDGPLGYTINGKGFPATEPIVVRRGERLRVRFMNEGLIIHPMHLHGMPMRVMAKDGYPLPQPYMVDTLNIAPGERIDVVIDATEPGVWAFHCHILSHAESDHGMHGMVTALIVR